The Schistocerca gregaria isolate iqSchGreg1 chromosome 1, iqSchGreg1.2, whole genome shotgun sequence genome includes a window with the following:
- the LOC126344289 gene encoding G-patch domain and KOW motifs-containing protein-like, whose protein sequence is MDGTAKKISFGFSKFQKPSALSKPKFQKSEDKVEYIDCLESKTIKVKSGTGQSSDVDDVENDKNEVKVIPLRKNTIRLFPKQEGGEKVPIDDSLESIAAREILEESKGKQKEAAPSTLVIDQKEQETADLQKEPTLEDYESVPVSSFGMAMLRGMGWDPNKGVGKNEKQVKLFEPTLRPKGLGLGAGKQTGSNGDGEDNKVELGCHVKILSKTNADVTGEVVSFDEDSGRLVVKTSDGAFVSVHEMMVKVIKKKSSNDASSGKRSYENNSATTKKHKYR, encoded by the exons ATGGATGGCACAGCTAAGAAAATATCTTTCggattttcaaaatttcaaaaaccgTCAGCGCTGAGCAAACCGAAGTTTCAGAAATCCGAAGACAAAGTAGAGTATATTGATTGTTTAGAAAGTAAAACGATCAAAGTGAAAAG TGGTACAGGGCAGTCAAGTGACGTCGATGATGTAGAAAACGATAAAAATGAAGTGAAAGTCATTCCACTTCGAAAAAACACCATCCGGTTATTCCCAAAACAAGAAGGAGGTGAGAAGGTGCCCATTGATGACTCATTGGAAAGTATAGCGGCAAGGGAGATTTTAGAAG AGTCAAAGGGAAAGCAGAAGGAAGCAGCTCCTTCTACTCTTGTAATCGATCAAAAGGAGCAAGAGACTGCTGACCTCCAGAAAGAG CCTACTTTGGAAGATTATGAATCTGTACCTGTTTCCAGTTTCGGCATGGCAATGTTAAGAGGAATGGGTTGGGATCCTAATAAAGGTGTTGGAAAGAATGAAAA GCAGGTTAAATTATTTGAACCAACTCTTAGACCAAAAGGACTTGGACTTGGAGCAGGGAAACAGACTGGAAGCAATGGTGATGGTGAAGATAATAAGGTGGAGTtaggttgccatgttaaaattttgagtaaaacaaATGCTGATGTCACTGGAGAG GTTGTGTCATTTGATGAAGattctggaagattagtagtaaaaACATCTGATGGAGCATTTGTATCTGTCCATGAGATGATGGTGAAGGTTATAAAGAAGAAAAGCAGCAATGAT GCCAGTTCCGGTAAGAGGTCTTACGAGAATAATTCAGCAACCACAAAGAAGCACAAATATAGGTAG